In Lates calcarifer isolate ASB-BC8 linkage group LG15, TLL_Latcal_v3, whole genome shotgun sequence, one genomic interval encodes:
- the syngap1b gene encoding synaptic Ras GTPase activating protein 1b isoform X7 translates to MQSFKESHSHESLLSPSSAAEALDLTLDEDAIIKPVHSSILGQEYCFEVTTASGTKCFACRSAAERDKWIENLQRAVKPNKDNSRRVDNVLKLWIIEARELPAKKRYYCELCLDDMLYARTTSKPRTDTVFWGEHFEFNNLPAVRNLRLHLYKETDKKRRKEKSTYLGLVSIPISSITGRQFVEQWYPVIQPSVLTKGAGVGGGKIINASLRLKSRFQTMNILPMELYKEFAEYVTNNYRTLCAVLEPVLSVKSKEEVACALVHILQSTGKAKDFLSDMAMCEVDRFIDREHLIFRENTLATKAIEEYLKLIGHKYLKDAIGEFIRALYESEENCEVDPMRTPPSVLPDHQANLRMCCELALCKIVNSHCVFPRELKEVFASWRVRCAERGREDIADRLISGSLFLRFLCPAIMSPSLFNLTQEYPDEQTSRTLTLIAKVVQNLANFSKFGSKEEYMCFMNEFLEMEWGSMQQFLYEISNLDSVSNAGGFEGYIDLGRELSILHSLLWEVMAQLSKDAIIKLGPLPRLLNDISMALRNPHLQRQPSHQTDRVQERQTERLLSRPSFNRGISSEFQNLMMRDLNSSIDITRLPSPTSTGGVMPSRSQMSFQDRDHPHRASSKDMFYVSRPPLARSSPAYCTSSSDITEPDPKDSRMNSVSNLQSVDMLNSSQASIAGMGSFGGLSSGGGGGLGSGLSSQLRAGGRLSAGSGGSSMSGGLRLSQLSQMGTTTDSLSQQQQQQAAAMRYPLSFQNPLFHLATADGPQQQQLHHQHSRAQPPAPLLLAPEPEPSHQTYIPQFAHGGFSRSEDLSTLRTRDSHLGQPSIIHSHSYSDDYSRADYGRRQMSMHVQDNLQQQQQMMGMTSQTGTSHSSLATTPPSTVQPVRQSSVAPPPTQRVKSQTSHQLSVSAAAAPTAPAKTRPQSGNLLQSPESGYGGRQHGPRQLSVKDNTAPGLPHQQSSVRESQSPQGTTSQSTQQSPQQQSQQQQQHLLKPTMSKQGSQSPSTLNPPTPANERTVAWVSNMPHLSADIESSRIDREDFKLKEYSKSMDESRMDRVREYEEEINSLKERLMMSHKKLEEYERRLLTQEQQTNKILLQYQNRLEDSERRLRQQQLEKDSQIKGIISRLMAVEDELRGGPVIEPKTRIFADQGRRQSILVQPRLAPVPPRVPSHSQSFMEDNVEPNWLMHHRQSTGWHGQMSRALSRDAIG, encoded by the exons GACAACAGCCGGAGGGTGGACAATGTGCTCAAACTGTGGATCATCGAGGCCCGCGAGCTTCCAGCCAAGAAACGCTACTACTGCGAACTTTGTCTGGATGACATGCTGTACGCACGTACCACCAGCAAGCCCCGCACCGACACCGTTTTCTGGGGCGAGCACTTTGAATTCAACAACCTGCCAGCCGTCCGCAACCTACGCCTTCATCTATACAAGGAGACGGACAAGAAGAGACGCAAG GAAAAGAGCACATACTTAGGACTTGTAAGCATCCCCATCTCAAGCATCACTGGACGTCAGTTTGTGGAGCAGTGGTACCCGGTCATCCAGCCCAGCGTCCTCACCAAGGGAGCTGGTGTCGGAGGGGGGAAGATCATCAACGCATCCCTACGCCTCAAATCCCGCTTCCAGACCATGAACATCCTGCCTATGGAGCTGTACAAGGAGTTTGCAGAGTATGTCACCAATAACTACCGCACCCTGTGTGCTGTGCTGGAGCCCGTGCTGAGTGTCAAGAGCAAAGAGGAAGTGGCCTGTGCACTGGTGCATATACTACAGAGCACGGGAAAAGCTAAG GATTTCCTTTCAGACATGGCGATGTGTGAGGTAGACAGATTCATCGACCGAGAACACCTTATCTTCAGAGAGAACACTCTGGCCACCAAAGCCATAGAAGAGTACCTCAAACTGATTGGACATAAGTACCTCAAGGATGCTATAG GGGAGTTCATAAGGGCCTTGTATGAGTCAGAGGAAAATTGCGAAGTGGACCCCATGAGAACACCACCCTCTGTACTCCCAGACCACCAAGCCAATCTCCGAATGTGCTGTGAACTGGCACTCTGCAAAATCGTTAACTCCCATTG TGTTTTCCCTCGAGAGCTAAAGGAGGTTTTTGCCTCCTGGAGAGTGCGCTGTGCTGAGAGGGGCCGGGAAGACATCGCCGACCGCCTCATCAGTGGTTCCCTCTTTCTACGCTTCCTGTGTCCAGCCATCATGTCCCCATCGCTCTTCAACCTCACCCAGGAGTATCCCGATGAGCAGACATCACGCACGCTCACCCTCATCGCTAAAGTAGTGCAAAACCTGGCTAACTTCTccaa GTTTGGCAGCAAAGAGGAGTACATGTGTTTCATGAATGAGTTCTTAGAGATGGAGTGGGGCTCCATGCAGCAGTTCCTGTACGAGATCTCCAACCTGGACAGTGTCAGCAATGCAGGCGGCTTTGAGGGATACATCGACCTGGGCAGGGAGCTGTCTATACTGCACAGTCTTCTATGGGAGGTCATGGCTCAGCTCAGCAAG GATGCCATCATCAAACTGGGTCCTTTGCCTCGCCTCCTGAATGACATCAGTATGGCCTTGCGTAACCCACACCTACAGAGGCAGCCCAGCCATCAGACAGACAGGGTccaggagagacagacagagaggctgctTTCACGGCCGAGCTTCAACAGGGGCATCTCATCCGAGTTTCAAAATCTCATGATGAGGGACCTTAATAG CTCTATAGATATCACTCGCTTGCCTTCCCCTACCTCCACCGGAGGGGTCATGCCATCCCGCTCCCAGATGAGTTTTCAGGACCGAGACCACCCTCATCGAGCATCCTCCAaagacatgttttatgtttCACGCCCTCCCCTGGCCCGATCCAGCCCAGCCTACTGCACGAGCAGCTCGGACATCACCGAACCAGATCCTAAG GATTCCCGAATGAACAGCGTGTCTAACCTGCAGTCGGTGGACATGCTCAACTCCTCCCAGGCCTCCATCGCCGGTATGGGCAGCTTCGGAGGGCTGAGCAGCGGAGGCGGTGGCGGCCTGGGGTCGGGCCTGAGCAGCCAGCTGCGGGCCGGTGGGAGGTTGTCAGCTGGCTCTGGCGGCTCCAGCATGTCCGGCGGCCTTCGGCTGAGCCAGCTGAGCCAGATGGGCACCACCACCGACTCGCTatcccagcagcagcaacagcaggccGCCGCCATGCGCTACCCGCTTTCCTTCCAGAATCCCCTCTTTCATCTGGCGACTGCTGATGGGCCCCAACAGCAACAGCTCCATCACCAGCACAGCCGGGCTCAACCCCCAGCACCCCTGCTCCTGGCTCCAGAGCCTGAGCCCTCTCACCAGACCTACATCCCACAGTTCGCCCATGGGGGGTTCTCTCGCAGTGAGGACCTGTCCACCCTCAGGACCAGGGACAGTCACCTGGGCCAACCCAGCATCATCCACTCACACAGCTACAGCGACGACTACAGCAGGGCTGACTATGGACGCAGGCAGATGTCCATGCATGTGCAG gaTAACctccaacagcagcaacaaatgaTGGGCATGACCTCCCAGACAGGAACCTCCCACTCCTCCCTGGCCACCACGCCCCCCTCCACAGTCCAACCTGTGCGCCAGAGTTCTGTTGCCCCGCCTCCCACCCAGCGCGTCAAATCCCAGACCTCCcatcagctgtctgtcagtgcagctgCCGCTCCCACTGCTCCGGCTAAAACGCGACCGCAGAGCGGGAATCTCCTCCAGTCACCAGAGTCCGGCTACGGCGGCAGGCAGCACGGGCCCCGGCAGCTGTCCGTCAAAGACAACACTGCCCCGGGCCTGCCCCACCAGCAGAGCTCTGTCAGGGAAAGCCAGAGTCCACAGGGAACCACCAGTCAGAGCACTCAACAGTCACCACAGCAACAGtctcagcaacagcaacagcacctTCTCAAACCCACCATGAGCAAACAG GGGTCCCAGTCTCCATCCACCCTCAATCCCCCAACCCCAGCCAATGAGCGAACAGTGGCCTGGGTCTCCAACATGCCTCATCTGTCGGCTGACATTGAAAGTTCGCGGATTGACCGTGAAGATTTCAAACTGAAGGAGTACTCAAAGAGCATGGATGAGTCGCGCATGGACAGG GTACGGGAGTACGAGGAGGAGATCAACTCCCTGAAGGAGCGCCTGATGATGTCCCACAAAAAGCTGGAGGAGTACGAGCGGAGGCTCCTCACGCAGGAGCAGCAGACCAATAAGATCCTCCTACAGTACCAGAATCGACTCGAGGACAGCGAGCGGAGGCTACGGCAACAGCAACTGGAGAAAGACTCCcaaattaaaggaataattaGCAG ACTCATGGCTGTGGAGGATGAGTTAAGGGGAGGACCCGTGATTGAGCCAAAAACCAGGATTTTCGCTGATCAG GGGAGGCGTCAGTCCATCCTAGTGCAGCCCCGTCTCGCACCTGTCCCACCCCGAGTACCCAG CCACTCTCAAAGCTTCATGGAGGACAATGTGGAACCTAATTGGCTGATGCACCATCGGCAGTCCACAGGGTGGCATGGCCAAATGTCCAGAGCCCTCTCTCGTGACGCGATTGGCTGA